From Draconibacterium halophilum, one genomic window encodes:
- the der gene encoding ribosome biogenesis GTPase Der, which produces MSSRIVAIVGRPNVGKSTLFNRLIEQRKAIVDETAGVTRDRNYGKGEWIGVEYSVIDTGGYVVNSEDVFESEINKQVHLAIDEADVIMFVVDVEAGITDLDDAIASILRRNKKEIIVVVNKVDNHNRILDAQEFYGLGLGEIYCISSMTGSGTGDMLDALVEKFPHKESLEEEHELPHLSVVGRPNVGKSSFINALIGEARNIVTDVAGTTRDSIHTRYNKFGHDFMIVDTAGLRKKGKVHEDLEFYSVLRSVRTIENSDVCMLLLDATRGVEAQDMNILNLILKNKKGVVILVNKWDLVDKDTMTTKKMTQEIQERLAPFTDVPILFISALTKQRVHKALEIAMEVHRNRKQRIKTSELNEILLEAIENYGPPSVKGKYIKIKYCTQLPSPTPAFALFANLPQYIKEPYKRYIENQLRDNFNLTGVPIQIYFRQK; this is translated from the coding sequence TTTATTTAATCGTTTGATTGAACAACGCAAAGCCATTGTTGACGAAACAGCAGGCGTTACCCGCGACCGTAATTACGGAAAAGGCGAGTGGATTGGAGTAGAATATTCAGTAATTGATACCGGTGGTTATGTTGTTAACTCTGAAGATGTTTTTGAATCAGAGATTAACAAACAAGTGCATTTGGCCATTGATGAGGCCGATGTGATTATGTTTGTGGTTGACGTGGAAGCTGGAATTACCGACCTGGATGATGCCATCGCCAGTATTTTACGACGCAACAAAAAGGAGATTATCGTGGTTGTAAACAAGGTAGATAACCATAATCGTATTTTAGATGCACAGGAATTTTACGGCTTAGGATTGGGCGAGATTTATTGTATTTCGTCGATGACCGGAAGCGGAACCGGCGATATGCTGGATGCGTTGGTTGAAAAATTTCCGCACAAAGAGTCGTTGGAGGAAGAGCACGAGTTGCCACACCTGTCGGTTGTTGGCCGCCCTAATGTTGGTAAATCATCGTTTATAAATGCCTTAATTGGCGAAGCTCGTAACATCGTTACCGATGTTGCCGGAACAACGCGCGATTCAATACATACCCGATACAATAAGTTCGGCCACGATTTTATGATCGTTGACACAGCCGGACTTCGCAAAAAAGGAAAAGTACACGAAGATCTTGAGTTTTACTCGGTTTTACGCTCAGTGCGCACCATCGAAAATTCTGATGTTTGCATGTTGCTTCTTGATGCCACCCGTGGTGTGGAAGCGCAGGACATGAACATTCTGAACCTGATCTTAAAAAATAAAAAGGGTGTGGTTATTTTGGTAAATAAGTGGGATTTGGTAGATAAAGATACCATGACAACCAAAAAAATGACACAGGAAATTCAGGAGAGGCTGGCACCGTTTACCGATGTTCCTATTCTTTTTATTTCGGCATTAACAAAACAACGTGTTCACAAAGCGCTGGAGATTGCCATGGAGGTACATCGAAACCGTAAGCAACGTATTAAAACCTCAGAATTGAACGAGATTTTGCTGGAAGCAATTGAAAACTACGGGCCGCCATCGGTGAAAGGGAAATACATAAAAATTAAGTATTGTACACAGTTACCATCGCCAACTCCGGCGTTTGCATTATTTGCCAACTTGCCACAATACATTAAAGAGCCGTATAAAAGGTACATCGAAAATCAGTTACGCGATAATTTTAATCTTACCGGCGTACCTATTCAGATTTATTTCAGGCAGAAGTAG